In Zingiber officinale cultivar Zhangliang chromosome 3B, Zo_v1.1, whole genome shotgun sequence, a single window of DNA contains:
- the LOC121968122 gene encoding G-type lectin S-receptor-like serine/threonine-protein kinase At2g19130 → MAMAMALSCSIATSFWLLSFTLSISLLSFTSAATSTGTISAQHSLTGNQTITSGDGTFVLGFFTPPGSGGNYYIGIWYGKISVLTPVWVANRVTPVTDPTTSELKINDDGNLALLNQFKSIIWSTNVTTISSSNSTVAVILDNGNLQLRDGSNSSLVFWQSFDHPTDTWLPGAKLGFNKITKRSQHLTSWKNKVDPSPGIFTFEMDPTGNLQYLISWNLSRIYWASGMWNGQEFSSVPEATSNYMYQMQVVNDTDEMYITYTVDIANNPTYRQLLDYDTGQIQVPVWMENSKSWMPIWARPTSKCSVYGVCGPFGSCNDFTSPFCYCVKGFRIKSQADWDLGDRSQGCERVASLQCSGQNNSEEDGFFKMTNVRLPDNSLSLTMFGSSHDCQQACLSNCSCNAYSFNSTGCFVWHGELLNLQEEDNQPDAGTLYLRLAASEFQTSESNKKRMVAYISVGVIVPSVVVCLFMLGGLVWKRERRRAIQNSKVVHNSLVSFMYDELRIATNNFSEKLGEGGFGSVFKGSLPGSIDIAVKKLEGLYQGEKQFRAEVSTLGAIQHVNLIRLIGFCSQGTKKLLVYELMPSGSLADQLFRSNSNVLDWKIRYRIAIGIARGLAYLHEQCRDNILHCDIKPENILLDDAFVPKVADFGLAKLIGRDFSKVLTTIRGSRGYLAPEWIGGTPITTKVDVYSYGMMLFEIISGKRNLVCATESCFEFFPSVATSKLINGDVEVLLDHRLEGEADMGELAIACKLAGWCIQDDESSRPTMSQVVQALEGNLDINVPPIPKFLQGLSNSWTDNINSHGNFSSYQNSNNCTSSSSL, encoded by the coding sequence ATGGCGATGGCAATGGCTCTTTCATGCTCCATTGCAACTTCATTCTGGCTCTTGTCCTTCACCCTTTCTATCTCTCTTCTCTCCTTCACCTCCGCAGCAACGTCAACTGGCACAATCTCTGCACAACATTCTCTGACCGGAAACCAGACCATCACCTCCGGAGACGGCACGTTCGTGCTCGGCTTCTTCACGCCACCAGGCAGCGGCGGCAACTACTACATCGGCATCTGGTACGGTAAGATCTCAGTGCTCACCCCCGTGTGGGTGGCCAACAGAGTCACTCCAGTCACGGACCCAACCACGTCGGAGCTTAAGATCAATGACGACGGCAACCTCGCCCTCCTCAATCAGTTCAAATCCATCATATGGTCCACAAACGTCACCACCATCTCATCCTCCAACTCCACGGTTGCCGTCATCCTTGACAATGGTAATCTCCAGCTCAGGGATGGATCCAACTCCTCGCTCGTCTTCTGGCAGAGCTTTGATCACCCCACTGACACTTGGCTTCCTGGTGCCAAGTTGGGGTTCAATAAGATCACCAAAAGATCCCAACACCTCACTTCCTGGAAGAATAAAGTTGACCCTTCTCCTGGGATCTTCACCTTTGAGATGGATCCGACTGGAAACTTACAATACTTAATTTCATGGAATTTGTCTCGGATATATTGGGCTAGTGGAATGTGGAATGGCCAAGAATTTAGTTCAGTCCCTGAGGCCACATCAAATTATATGTACCAAATGCAAGTAGTCAATGATACAGATGAGATGTATATCACATACACGGTAGATATTGCCAATAATCCCACGTATAGACAGCTACTGGATTATGATACCGGACAGATCCAAGTACCGGTGTGGATGGAGAATTCGAAGTCATGGATGCCCATCTGGGCTCGACCAACCAGCAAGTGCTCAGTTTATGGGGTATGTGGACCTTTTGGTAGCTGCAATGACTTCACCTCACCCTTCTGTTATTGTGTTAAAGGCTTCAGGATCAAGTCTCAGGCAGACTGGGATTTGGGCGATCGAAGCCAGGGTTGTGAGAGGGTGGCCTCTCTGCAGTGCAGTGGCCAGAACAATTCTGAAGAAGATGGTTTCTTTAAGATGACAAATGTTAGACTACCTGACAACTCCCTCAGTTTGACCATGTTTGGGAGCTCCCATGATTGCCAACAAGCATGCTTGAGTAATTGCTCTTGTAATGCTTATTCCTTCAACTCCACTGGGTGCTTTGTTTGGCATGGAGAATTACTCAATCTCCAGGAAGAAGATAATCAGCCTGATGCAGGCACTCTTTACCTGCGCTTGGCTGCCTCTGAGTTTCAAACTTCTGAAAGCAACAAGAAGAGAATGGTAGCATACATCTCGGTGGGGGTCATCGTGCCGAGTGTTGTAGTTTGTTTGTTCATGCTTGGGGGTTTAGTTTGGaagcgagagaggagaagagctaTCCAAAACTCAAAAGTTGTGCATAATTCTTTGGTCTCCTTCATGTATGATGAGCTGAGGATTGCCACCAATAACTTCTCTGAAAAGCTAGGAGAAGGGGGCTTTGGATCTGTGTTTAAAGGCTCGTTGCCCGGCTCAATTGATATTGCTGTGAAGAAGCTTGAGGGTCTTTACCAAGGCGAGAAGCAGTTCCGAGCGGAGGTGAGCACACTAGGAGCTATTCAACATGTAAACCTCATTAGGCTAATCGGCTTTTGCTCTCAAGGGACCAAAAAGTTGTTGGTCTATGAGTTAATGCCAAGCGGTTCGTTAGCAGATCAGCTTTTTCGTAGCAACTCGAATGTTTTGGACTGGAAAATCAGATATCGAATTGCTATCGGAATTGCAAGAGGATTAGCTTATCTTCATGAGCAATGCAGGGACAACATCTTACATTGCGACATCAAGCCAGAGAACATACTGTTGGATGATGCATTTGTGCCAAAAGTAGCTGATTTTGGTCTAGCAAAGCTCATCGGAAGGGACTTTAGCAAAGTTCTCACAACCATTCGAGGAAGTAGAGGATATCTTGCACCTGAATGGATTGGAGGTACACCCATCACCACCAAAGTAGATGTTTATAGCTATGGAATGATGTTGTTCGAGATCATATCCGGCAAGAGAAATTTAGTCTGTGCAACAGAAAGTTGTTTTGAGTTTTTTCCATCAGTGGCAACAAGCAAACTCATTAACGGAGATGTCGAAGTCTTGCTAGACCACCGTCTTGAGGGGGAAGCTGACATGGGAGAGCTTGCAATAGCTTGTAAATTGGCCGGTTGGTGCATTCAAGATGATGAGAGTTCCAGGCCGACGATGAGTCAAGTTGTTCAAGCTCTAGAGGGCAATCTAGACATCAACGTTCCTCCTATTCCCAAGTTTCTCCAAGGCCTATCCAACTCTTGGACCGACAACATCAATTCCCATGGAAATTTCTCTTCATATCAGAACTCCAATAATTGTACCTCTTCAAGTAGCCTTTAG